CGAGGCGAGACGCGCTGGCAGTCCTGTTTTTGTTAGAAGGATGTATTCTAATGAGGCCTTTTCATGTCTGTGTAGATGGTCTTCAGTGTGGCCTCCCAGCGTCCCAGCCCAGATGTTGAGAGCCAGGTCTCAGCACGTAAATCACAGAGGATTGATAGCAGCAATAAAGAATCTTTATTTTGGAAAAGCTCTCTTTAATCAGCAGCAGTGTTCCATCCATACATTCCTCTGCTCCGCGTAGATGCCAGACTGTTGTCATCAATATGATGATCATttttcacagctgttttcccaATAAACCTATAAAGCACAGGATCACACTGACAAACGTCAGAATTGAAGACAGCAAGTTTGCAGAGATGTGACTTTATCCAATAAATGAAGAGAGGCCTTAGTTCCTAAATGTGGGATAAAGAACGTTCTGTTGCAAACAATGCTCAGATGTCCTTCAACAATCCTAATCAACGTTGGCCACAAAATGGGCCTAATCAACCTGCAGCTGTTGGCCAGTAATCAGCAGCATCCACTCAGGTAATGAGGTAATGGCCTGCGTGTTGGGATGGGAAGCAAACAGCCTGATGGAGTCACATTAAGATGCACAAGACGTTTCTGCTCCGTGACTCTGTGAGGAGCGTTATCTTTGCTGCTGATGGACACGAACCATGCATTTACAAAAACGCAGCGTTGTCGCAGAGTCTCTCAGGTTCTCTGGGAGAGCAGAGCTCCTCCGCTGTGGGACATTGCTCAGTGAGAGCCAGAGGACGACTTCCTGATTTGTGCTGCCTTTAGTGAACATTCCTCTGGGAAATCTGAGAAACAACCATTATGCAAATCTGCAGGTGGACGCCAGGACCGAAAAACTGGAGTCCTGCAAGACGGCTTTCTGCCTGTTCAAACCAGTGAGACTCACCTAGAACACGTGGGTGTGATGATTAATGACAGTCTGCACATATTTAGTGTTTCTGTCTCCTTCAAAAAGACCAAAAAAGGCCTCTTATTTAACATTtcctttatttttcattatcaTATTCTCTACACGGTGCAGCTGTGAGACGCTCTTTGCTTATTGTGCTGTTCTTTTGTGCTGAACATGAGGGATGTCTAGAACAGAGGGGCTTCAATGTGAGAGGACGTAAAGTTGTAGAGGGTGAGTCCTTCATCACTTATTTGCTGCTAATCTGTCCCAAGGGATGAGACCTGCTTCTCCTGGAGTCCCACTGCCCCCTTGAGCCTCAAACATGAACAAGGACCAGCaaagtgtctttgtttcttttgtttgcagTGCTCAGAAACATTTTAACCCTACAAGGAGCTAAAAGCAGCGAACTATTAGGACCACATTATTTATTGAGCCTTGTTGGAAAATTGTTCTGTTCAGGAACATCTTTATTAAAAGGCAGTGTTCCAGGTACGAGCCCAGAATGCAGGTTGGAGAAGTGAGGTGAACGCAAACATGATGCAAAGACTGAAGGATTTAGTCCATCGTTTTTATTCCCATAATCAAATGACCTGCAGAGCAGAAAATCTCAAACATTCAAACGCAGTGGCTTTTCATTAAAAAAGATAATGGAAAAAGTTCCTCAGCTTCAGAGTCATAGGCAAATATTTCACAATATCTACATTGCTAAAAGTCACAATCAGTCCACTGAGCCCAGAAACCATCCtcataaaaagcaaaacacgaAAGGCCATAAAACTACAGGACGTCATGGACGTGTGGTCTAACGGAACCACTGAACCCATGTGATGCTTCAACTACTTATACCTAAATATGTCACTCAGTCATTGGTATTAttgatgaaaacacacagtatgAATTGAACATGATTCAACCCAAATCAAAGATCACAAACACCCTTTTAAACCTGTGAAACAAATGCTTTTCCATGGAATCTGATGTTGAATTTTCTTTCCCTCAAACATCCAACATAAAGTGTAAGACCTGCTGTAAAACGGTGAAAACTGCGTTAAATCTCTCGCGGCCGAGTTCAATCCTGTGGACACTGAGAACAACGTGAGGAACAGCATGAAAGTTTATTCCAATGCTCTTTGGGGAAGTATTGAAATACTATCGAGATTTatcccttttttttaaacacaagtTTCCATAAAAGCCTTAAACATTTTCTGACCAGCAGCACAAACTAGTACAAAATTGCTAATTAACATGTAAACGTTGAAACGGGAATGTCTGGATGGTTGAGATGAAACCAAcggcaataaaaataaatagtttacagaaaaacagagggaACGACAAATACATACGCCTTTAGTTCACGGAGGATGTGGAATAATATGGCTAAACAGTTAAAATGTGTAGGAGGCAACTATGAACAACCTTTGCCGTGTGTGCATGAACGTGCACCTGAGGATGCATAGGTGGGCTTCGGAGTCTGAGGTAAACCCATGAGTGAGAAGGTAAAAATCATACAGCATATATAACAAACGCTTGTTATATATGGGCTCTCCCAGCATCCACAGTGACCTCTGCCAGAAACATCGCAACTATTAGCAGTCAGTGATTATGTTTCTCACCTCCATGTGTCCCTGGATACAATCAGAGGCAAAGGGCATGAATAAGGCAGGTTATAGAATGTCACATCAACAGCTCCAGACACACAGTTGGGTCGACACAAACATTTTGTCAAGACACAATAAgttaaaaacatacaacaaaaattACTTGGCTCCTTTTAAAACCCATTTAACTCGTCATGGAAAAAAAAGCTTATAACTTACACAAAGTTTCATCCCACTGAATGTGCAACAATAAAGAAATCCCTTCTTCATAAATGTCAAATGAAAAAACAAcccatgtacacacacactagtCTGTACAAGCAACGGAAAGTATTTACATACACACATCAGTCCCTGATCGATTAAGGCCAAAGTGCTGTAGATGCACGCATCAACCACATCTCatgacggctgctgctgcacgttAAGTGTTCCTCAGTTTGCAAAACGCAAAAGAAGCAGTTATACAGTAAAACCCAAGGCCTTTGCTCTAGCATCACCTTcccttcaaacataaaacttagCTAACTTTTATCATTAGGAAATAAAACTACCCAAAGCAGACCAGTCTTCCATTTTTCAACCAAAGCGGATATTCTATGTACACAGAGGAGGACTAGACTGTAGCTAGTCCACTTCAGCCTTTTAGAAGTTTCTGTAATGCGCTCTCATCCCGAGAGACTATTTATAGAGAATCTGGGCGATTCCTCGACAAGAAGcccaaatattaaatgtaaatgaatgcaGGGGTGGGTGCAGTGGCGTGGGCAGAGTCAGAGCATGCCGAAGCCCTCGCTACCCTCACTGATGGCCAGCTTCAGCATCTTGTGCAGCTCCTCGTAGGAGTCATAGGTAGGGAGGCACAGCTGGTTAAAACTAGACGGGAAAGAATCACAGGGAAGTCAGTGAATGCCTCAAACCCACACATGCTACACAACATTTACACAGTTAGGCAGAATATTTTATTTGGCATTTGCCCTCTTTACTCTACCCCACACTGAGTTTAATCATAAGACAGCTCAAGCAGCAGAAACGCGAAGGGAAGGAAAAGCAGGGCTCGTTACCCGTGAAGAATTATGTAAAGAGGGAAGAATCTTTTACAAAGTCTTCTTTTTCAAAGTGGGTGCGTCTTTGTCAAAGTCTGCAGACAAGAGACAGCTTTGTGTACGTAAACACAAACGCTTCACAACAAGCTGCAAACCACTGGGAAAGGCCGGACAACACCTCACACCCCTGAGAAGGTCTCAAATGAGAAAACTGCTTCCAGCATGAAAGCAAACCAAACCCAGAGACTATTTCCGATATATATACACTACTGACTGTATGAACTGTACAGACGACCAAGTCTGATCAAATTATTACAAGATCTAAGAAAGTGCTTCATTACTACTAAAAGGTGATTTCATCAATTTTAAAACTGCTTTCTATGATTCTAATGTGACTAAATGTATAGAAACGGTGGTAAACATGGATCTGCTCTTGCCATTTCAAATGGCCACTCTGCTTCCAGATGAAGGGGAGATTTTCAGCTCAGATGATGTCATATGGTTGCTGAAACACTAGAGGATTTAACCTTGGTAGTCCAGTCCCTACATAACTTCTTATAATGACATCATTGGAATTGATTTTTCAGCTAGAAGCAGAGGACGTTGTACATGCACTCCTCAATAACATACCAACATCTTCAGTAAGACTTAAGTTGAGCTATTAAAGACACACTTGGTTTGACTTACAGTCATATCATGATCCTCTACTCACCAGGTGTGTGCGGTGGGCAAGGTGCTATGCGTTGGGGCAGCGATAATCTGGAAAGAGGGGCATAGCGTGTTGAATCCTCCTGGAGGAAGCTGAGAGGAGCCAGTGGTGAACTGCAGCAGACgggccagctcctcctgggtgaAGCTGGACACCACAGCCCAGAACCACTTCATCACCTGCGTCAACAGAACATCAACATTTCCGTCAGCGCTCCGCTGTTATGGGGAAAATGCCAAGAGACTTTCCATGACATACTTTCTCTCTGAAGTGCCACGATCCTCCAACAATAACAGCGTGAGCTTTGAAGTCCTGTACATTTATGTCACCGGTGccacacatcagcagctgaagacGTGAAGAAAACACCATAAACATCCAGTGGTGCTAAATATCAGCTGGGGTTTGCTACAATCACACATACCTCCAACTCATTCTCATCAAATATGGCTAGGAGGTTTTCTGGAACCAGTTCATTCAAACCTGCAATTGATCAGTTGTAAAATTACAACTTAGCATTTTATCAGAGATGTCAAACTAAGGAAGTGGTAAAAAACCAGCAGACTGCAGCTGTGCTAGTGTCGGTACCTTTCAGGAAGTGCTCCACCTCGTCCCTCACCTGGCTGGCGAGCCTGTACTGGGCCAGCAGGTTCAGATAATGCATCTTGTTTTCATTGGTCACAGCAATCTGAGCTCCTCCTGAGATCAGCTCCACTACCTGCATGTGGCAGGATAGAGATGTTCATGAAAAGGAGTAATGGTTAAACAGTATCAACAAATCATTTAAATGGGTTTTTGAAAAATACAGTGACATGTGCATTTAATTTGAAGAAGCTAAACTGTTTCAACATGGAGTTACACATACAGTTAAAGGCCTTGGACTCCCAGGCTCTTCTTGTCCACCTTAATGTAAACCCACCACTCCCCTCTTTAAGAGCAAACTGCAGGAGATGCTTGCCAAACAAGCAATGTGGtttcttttgtttggtttaatgcttCCATCGCCTGTGAAATTACATCAGAGATAAAAGTGACGATTCTTTCCAAAGTGTTGCCTCACCTTCTCCAGCTGTCCCGACTTGCTGTATTTCTCCTCGGCAAACACCAAGTCCATTTCACTCACATCATTGTTGAGGATGAAGCAGACTTTAGTTTTGTAGAACTCCTGGTCGTCGGTCTCAAAGTACtggatgcagaaaaacaaatattactTTTGGAATAATAATGGAATTTTACCTTCTCTGTGAAGAAGTAGAAGATATGGTTGACAATATACTCAATTTCTTACCTTATAGTTCATCCTAAGGCCAATGATCTGGGCCAAGAAGGAACGTGTAAAGCGAGCTCGGACCAGCTGTTTGTAGGCCCCACCCAGCGCAGACTCGTACAGACACTTCCCTACGACACGACCTGCAAACTCATACATCTTCAGACGCAGATGGGGCGAACGTTCAGCATTTGGGTGCACCTGacggaaaaaaaacaaacaaaaaaaagcagcggTGATGTCTTATTTCCTACATGAACGTTGTTTAAGTGCACTGAGGCCTTGGTGGTTTAGAGAACTAACTTACAAGACCCTGGTTGTTGTCACTGAAGCGGGTGAACAACAGGTTGGAGGTGTCAAAGAGTGTCTTACAAATGAGCTCGAACCACTCCCTGCGAGGCCCGCCCCAGtccagagctgcagagaaggtCACAAGTTCAAGTTCCAGCTAAATTCTCTACAAGTACAGTCAGTTACACGCCGACGTTTAGTTTACCTTCCTCATCCTGAAACACAACCTCAAAGTTTTTACTCCAGTCTGACACGGAGAAGTTCCTGGTAGCCTTTAGGGACTAagcaacagaaaaaagaaagaggagacaAGCATCAACTCCAACGTCACACGATCTATGAAGACGTGTCGTCTGACTCACTGAGTCTAGAATAGCGTGTCGAGTGATCTTTAGGCAGGTCTTGGTGCGAGGTCTCTTAGAATGAATGTGCCTGAGTTCACGCTGGAAAAAGTTCACCTTGTCTTGAAAGGTTTCAGAGCCGCCTGTGAAGAGCATTATTAAATGACTGCTAGAAGTCTCTGCAAAAGACACAGTCATGTCTTCACACTGAGTTGAAACCAACCAATGTTCTTGTGAAGGAAGCGAATGAAGGTGGCAGCCATGatgtttctgtctttgcagCTGAGCTCGACAGGAGGCTGTATCCCATCATCCACCACAAGGGTTAGGTACTTGTGGACTGGGTCAGGACCATAGTAGGTGAACTGAAAATGGAGCAGAGATTCACAGTCAAGTTAAAAAAACTGCCacatcaagcagcagcagctttctaTAATCAGTAGCCCTCACCTTAGTTCCTGGACATACTCGAAAGGTAAAAAGGCGCCATGGAATAATTTTCAGGTAGAATTCCTTCACTGATAGTTGCTGTTTGACATAAAAGCAGTGTCATTCGGTGTCAGGCAGAAGAACAGCTCATAAAAGCAGGCTGACTGCGTACCTTTGGCGATATGTAGCAGTAGACCTTTTTTGGTTTTTTGACCTTCTCGGGTTGTCCCTCCACTGGAGAGTcatgctcatcctcctcctcccccatggATGGTCTCCGCTGGGGAGCCAGCAAAGCGGAAGCTGGTAACTGCCACGAAGAACTGCTGTAGTTCCCGCTGCTGTAAAGGTACGCCTCAAAGTAGATACTTATGCCTGGAGTGGACACGTTCTTCTCCACGCAGGCCTTCTCATTCTCTGTAGAACACAACAAGCATGACCCCATCAGGCCTGGAGGATACAGGCTAACTGGCGTGAACATGCAGAAAGAATAATGTATAGAATAACATGTAAGAAGTAGCTCACCACTGAGAACAATTATGTCAAATTCCCCATTGCTGAGGGGCTGGTCTTTGTAGGAGATGCGGGCCCTAAAACAACCCGTCTTCCTCACAATGAGTCTCAGCAGAACCTGGCACTGCTGCTTATTGAGCGTAACTGACTTACTGTAGTAGTCCTCCACACTGTCATCATCTACAGTGCCAAGCTGGAagaacaggaaaacacaaatgagCCCCAGCTCGGAATTTTGGAGATGACTGCTAACCCATTTGgctatactgtaagtaaagctTGGGACAGAGCAACTGGGaacaaaaatgtaaaaggaAATGCTGGCTTTCATCATACAGTCATAACCAGAATAAGTAGGACAGATAATAGAAATAGTAATCTGTTCTCTTACAGAGTGCACATGAACAGTGTAGTTGGCCTCATCTGTGAGAGAAGTCGAGTTACTGGTGGGGTTCCCATACTCGTCCCTGGGCTCAATCTGCAATGTGTGCTGCTGGCCATTTGTTAGCACCAGGGTGGAAAAATGATAGGCTATCTTGGTTTTGGATGGAACAACTGTACCTAAAGAGAACCAAACAACAGACAATCACTTTATAATCAGTAATAATACACAGCAAAATATGGTTTAGTTCTATTAAGACACAGTAGTAATACCTGGCTGGAATATCTTGTAGTAAGGGCTATAGGCTACATTCAGGCCACCAAGCTTGACAGCAACCTCATACCGTCCAGCCTTGCGCACTGTAAAGGCCACTTTGACTACATTAGACTCTGGTTCTTGCAGGACCTCCTGTGTAACAGGGATGTCCAGAGCCAATtcaatgtgtgtgatgttgacCCGCAGACCCACTGGTCGATGGGCTGGGAAAGGCTGGCCGTTCTTatagaacagctgaaaagacaaAAGTACAAATACATAATTCACAGCTGAAAGGCCTAACAAATCACTTTTAAAACTAGACACACAGTTAAAGTTCATTACATGTCTAAGGAATAACTAATCACCTGAACCCGGAAGCTCATAGTCTGTCCCACTTCCTGTGGTTCCTTCCAATCCCATGACACCTTGCAGGAGCGTGGGTCCAGGTAGTTGCCCCGAACATAGTCGTAGATGCTGCGGTCACCACGGCGCCCTGGGTCCTCATTCTGCAGGAAGCTGACCACCCTCGCCGCAAGCTCACAGAGGAACTTGATGGTAAACACAAACGCTATGATGGAAACAGTAATTCCACctggaataaaaagaagaagaagcttgAAATTAATTGGACCAAACGTTTTCCATGCTACAGAATACTAAATTCCTAAATAGGTAGTAtctaacaaaacaaatatcTGACATCAGACTCACCAATCACGTAAAACATGAGGTCCCTTATCAAGAAGCACAGCGCCACAGTACAGCCAAATAAGAGTGCTCCCGCTGAAAGAcatcaaaaacaataaatgattaAAAGCAAGCTAAATTAAACTATTTAGCAGAAAAGACTGAGCAGTCTCACCAAGTGACCACTTCTCATTCAGACGCCTCTCTGCAAGGCTGTGCACCAGCCGGATCTCGTACTCCTGGTCACGGCTTCCCCTGGAGGTTTGGAGGATCTTGATACCTGTGGACAGCCTTATGTAGTCTTCGTAGTAGTAGCCCCAGGCAGCGAGAGACAGGTGCAGCTGACTGTCAAGCTGAGATAGATCATCCAGATTCATACACCCCAAAGACTTCAGTCTGCAGTAGGAAACAAGTGAAAATTAAAGTAGCATTTTAATAGTAGTACTTTGTTATTAAGCCAAAAAGCAAAGTTCATGATAAAAGTTTAAAATGCAGCAAATCTTAGCAACCATGGTAGCGGTGATACTTTAACATCCGTGACCTTCTGAAATTTGACACAGTAtttatttagaaatgttttCCTTGAAAACATTATACTCGTGTTCCTCAAGCATGGATGACCTTTAGAAACATGTGCAGGACAAACAAGGAGCACATTGATGAAGCAGGAACAACTTATCTTAGCTGGTTCTGAATGCATCAGTACAGAGCACTGGGTGCATACACATGACCATCTGCATTACTGCAGGCTCTCACACCAACAGTCCCCATGGAATACTTTTTACTGCAGTGACCCTCTGAATCACTGCAGCCTTCTCAGTGTCAGCAAACTTGGCAAATCACAAGTGGAGAGAATGCCCTCCAGTGGACAGAAATAAATAGAGCACTTGTTCAACAAAATACAGCATGACCACATCCTGCAAAAATGATTGTCTTCTCAAAACATAAACTATGCCAGACAACATATATGTATGACATGCCAACAGCTTAAGATGAAGGATGTGTACATGTTAACAAGCTAAGACTGTTCATTGCTTACATATGGTAATAGTGCTCCAGATTCTGGGAGCACAGCCACTCCTGGAAGGCAAAGTCACGAAGCAGCTGGATGTGGGCCTCTGCAATCTCCCTCCAGTGCTGCCGTTCCTTCACCACCTCTTCCAGACGACTCAGTACACTCAAGCTTAGTTCCTCCAGTGTCTGTACATCTGGATAACACATGAATGGATCATGAAAATCCCCATGAACATACTCACCAGTAACTTAGCGTGAGTAATGCTTCAACATGGGCTTCAATTCCCATCAGTGTCTACTGAATAAGTATTTGTTGATTGTCCAGAGTTTCTATTTgcatgtatatgtatgtataaaaatatgtatatatatatgcacataTATACAACGACAACAAGCAATAAACTATTACAACACTAAATATAACACAAATCCAGTTAAACATTGTACTCAACACTTTATTGCAGATATATAGGCGTTAAGTGTTGTATATGTGCATTGTTCCTCTTAACCTGAGAGCCCTAGGTAATTTTTtgcaaaaataattatttgCAGAAGTTTTCTTGCATACATGTCACTGACATTCATATGCTCAATTAACCCTGGATAAGACCACAGAACCAGTAACTGTTTTTCAGAAAACCCTTAAATGAAAACAACTGTGACCCACTGACCTTCAAATAAATGCGTGTATTGTGAGAGGCTATGTCCTTGGAGCCATTCCTCAATCTGATTGTCTTTGCCTTTCTTCCAGCGCACTTCCCAGAAGAAGATCCACAGTACCGTGCAGAAGAGGAAGGTCAGGAAGAAGCGGCGGTCCATCAGACCATCTTTCAGCCTTCACTCACACCTCTCCGTGCTCAAATCAACACGGCTGTGCACCGCAGGCTAATCACCGCTCCTGCAGTGAAAAATGGAATTACTTAACCTTAAAAAGACATGGACAGAAACCTACAAAGTTCAAGTGTTAAAATTGGATTTTAATGGGAAGCACTGTTTACATAGATGCGGATGATTAATGATGAGGAGCTTCAAATGTAAACTGCACTTTCAGAAAAGCTCGAAAGTGCCACGTCAGACACAGTGTTATCTGAGAAGAGATTAACACTACATGCTGTCTATAACGCTAAAATATGCTTTAACAATTAAGCTATAAAACGTTACAAACCTCTCCCAAACTCTGTTAAGCAGGACATTCTACCACAGTCAAACGAACCAGGTCGATTAGAATCTAATTAAACTAAATCCAATTGAACGGCATCAGCCCAGATAATGGTGCCAATAACGACCAGCTGTCCAGTTTGCTAAAGTGTCAAAATGTTTCCAAACGTCCTCCAGTCGCTCTGTCTGAAACAATCAGGCACTTTGGCTGATTATTCTGTTCTAACTGGTTTAGCAAACTTCACCGGGCAGCGCACCAAGCGCCGGCAGCGGACCACAAACAGAGTCACTGCAAAATCATCAATTTACGTTAGTGTACTGACACCTGGAGTGCTGGGTAGAGGTACACGCTATGGTAACGACTGTTCGTACTATCAAACTGCTATAGTAGCATTAGCGACAGTACAACAATGATaacagctaacgctagctaagTTAGTCAACAATGGCAGCGTCATTTTAGAAGGCTTGTCGCCTAACCGATTAGGATGCACATCACAACATATTCATGAAATACAATTTACAACAGCACGGCTACACAAAACTATCccaaaatattaacattttgcCAGTTTATATTGTGAAACGCTGCATGTACCTTCGTCTGTTAGGCATTAGCTTAGCGACCGGAAAATGCGCAGAAAAGACGTCGCGTTTTGATTACGTCACTAGCAATCGCACTCGCACACGAGGACGAGGAAACAAGTCGGGTAAAGAGATCGGTAGTCTTCAATTTAAACATGGTATGTAATCGAATTATACACATTTGTATAATcttatgtctgtgtttcagttttCCTAGGTGTGTAGATTTGTACCATACTAATTAGGAGTTTTTGAGACAACACAGTAAGCTAGGTTGACTAGCCTAGTGCTAAGCTGCGTTATAAACTGATGCTACCATTGTTATTCACGTTAAAAATAGAcatatattaatgttttttgttctgC
Above is a window of Betta splendens chromosome 22, fBetSpl5.4, whole genome shotgun sequence DNA encoding:
- the arel1 gene encoding apoptosis-resistant E3 ubiquitin protein ligase 1, translated to MDRRFFLTFLFCTVLWIFFWEVRWKKGKDNQIEEWLQGHSLSQYTHLFEDVQTLEELSLSVLSRLEEVVKERQHWREIAEAHIQLLRDFAFQEWLCSQNLEHYYHILKSLGCMNLDDLSQLDSQLHLSLAAWGYYYEDYIRLSTGIKILQTSRGSRDQEYEIRLVHSLAERRLNEKWSLAGALLFGCTVALCFLIRDLMFYVIGGITVSIIAFVFTIKFLCELAARVVSFLQNEDPGRRGDRSIYDYVRGNYLDPRSCKVSWDWKEPQEVGQTMSFRVQLFYKNGQPFPAHRPVGLRVNITHIELALDIPVTQEVLQEPESNVVKVAFTVRKAGRYEVAVKLGGLNVAYSPYYKIFQPGTVVPSKTKIAYHFSTLVLTNGQQHTLQIEPRDEYGNPTSNSTSLTDEANYTVHVHSLGTVDDDSVEDYYSKSVTLNKQQCQVLLRLIVRKTGCFRARISYKDQPLSNGEFDIIVLSENEKACVEKNVSTPGISIYFEAYLYSSGNYSSSSWQLPASALLAPQRRPSMGEEEDEHDSPVEGQPEKVKKPKKVYCYISPKQLSVKEFYLKIIPWRLFTFRVCPGTKFTYYGPDPVHKYLTLVVDDGIQPPVELSCKDRNIMAATFIRFLHKNIGGSETFQDKVNFFQRELRHIHSKRPRTKTCLKITRHAILDSSLKATRNFSVSDWSKNFEVVFQDEEALDWGGPRREWFELICKTLFDTSNLLFTRFSDNNQGLVHPNAERSPHLRLKMYEFAGRVVGKCLYESALGGAYKQLVRARFTRSFLAQIIGLRMNYKYFETDDQEFYKTKVCFILNNDVSEMDLVFAEEKYSKSGQLEKVVELISGGAQIAVTNENKMHYLNLLAQYRLASQVRDEVEHFLKGLNELVPENLLAIFDENELELLMCGTGDINVQDFKAHAVIVGGSWHFREKVMKWFWAVVSSFTQEELARLLQFTTGSSQLPPGGFNTLCPSFQIIAAPTHSTLPTAHTCFNQLCLPTYDSYEELHKMLKLAISEGSEGFGML